TCACACGAACGTGCTCCATGCGGGGTGGGCGAGCGGCACGGCGCGTCTCGGATCCGGTGGGGGGAATACCCCGGGGTGGAGGATGGAGGCGAGCAGCTCTACCCCTTCGACGAGCCTGGGTCCGGGGCGGCTGAAATACGAGTTCGCGTCCACCGCCCACACGCACCCCTGAGCGACGGCCGGCAGGCTCTCCCAGCCGGGCAGGCGTGTGAGAATCCGTCCCTCGCGCGCGGCCCGGCGCGCGTCGAAGCCGCAGGGCATCAACACGAGGACGTCGGGAGAAGAGTGTACGACCTCCTCCCAACCGATGCGACGCGAGGGCTCGCCCGGCTCCGAGACGGCCTCCTCTCCGCCGGCGATCTTCACCATTTCAGGCACCCAGTGTCCGGCGCCGAAGAGAGGATCGAGCCACTCGAGACACACCACACGAACCGGCCGGAGGGAGGAAGTCGCCTCCCCGACGCGGCGCAGCCTCTCCCGCAGTGCAGCGACCCTGCCGCGCACCCCCTCCGCCCGGCCCACCGCCTCCCCGACGGCGAGCGCATCTTCGAGCACCTCCCCGAGCGAGCGTGGGTCCATCGAGAACACGGCAGGGCGCGGGTGTAGCCCCGAGACCGCCTCCTCGACGAGCGAGGGTGAGACGGCGCACACCTCGCACAGGCCCTGGGTGAGGACGAGGTCCGGCCTCAGGCGCGCGAGGAGCCCGGCGTCGAGCACGTAGACGCTCCCCTCGTCGGAGAGCCTGTTCACGGTCGCGTCTATCTCCGCGCTCGACATGCGGGAGGGGTCTACCGGAGTGGAGGTGAGCTTCGGAAGACGCCGCACCCCGGGCGGATGGTCGCACTCGTGGGTGACGCCGACGAGCTCGTCTTCGGCCCCGGCGAGGGCCACCATCTCGGTAGCGGCCGGGAGCAGCGAGACGATGCGCAACCTCTTTCTCCCTTCAGAATCCCTTCCGGTGGTCCATGCCGCGCAGCAGGTTCGCCTGCCCGATATCCTCTATCGTAAGCATCCCGACGAGCTCCCCGGATGCGCTCACCACCGGGATGGCCCGCATCCCGCTCTCCTGCAGCAGCCTCTGTCCTTCCTGGAAGAGGTCGGCCTCGGGCGTGACGGTGGGGAAGTCGGTGCGCATCAGGTCGCGCACCGTCGAGTAGCGGTCCGGGGAGTGGGCGGCGGCGAGGATCTCGTTGCGGGTTATCATGCCGACGAGGGTGCCGTCCTCGTCGACGACGGGGAAATCTTCCTGGTAGCCGTGGATGACGGCGTCGAGCACCTGACCAAAGGTGTGGTAGGGGCTCACCGTCTCGGTGCGTCGCCTGGAACCCATCACGTCGGCGACCGAGAGACCGCGCATCGTCTCCCGCTGACGCACCATCTGCGCCTCTCCCCCGGCGCCGAAGAAGATAAAGATCGCGATGAGCGCGAGCAAAAAGCGACCGGTAAAAATGCCGCTGAGGAAGAAGAGGAACGCGAAGAACTGTCCGATCGAGGCGGAGATCTCGGTGGCCCGCACGTTGCCGAGGCGGGTGGCGAGAAGCCCCCGAAGAACCCGGCCCCCGTCCATCGGGAAAGCCGGGATCATGTTGAAGAGCGCGAGGGCCAGGTTCGTCAGCGCCAGGTACTCGAGTATCTGGCCCGCCGTGCCCCTGTTCGGCATGATCCCGGGCGTTCCTGTCCCCTCCCCGCCGAAGCCGAACGAGGCGAGGAAGAAGATGGCCGCCAGCACGACGTTCACCAGTGGGCCGGCTATCGCTATCTTCACCTCGTCCAGGGGTTTCTCCGGCATGCTCTTCATCCGGGCGAGCCCGCCGAGCGGCAGGAGGGTTATGTCCGGGATCTCGATCCCGAGCCTCTGCGCCACCAGGGAGTGGCCGAACTCGTGCAAAAGCACGAAGACGAAGAGCGCGATGATGAGCCCTATCGTGATGAGCGTGGTGGTGAGGCTCTCAGAGGAGCTGTAAGCCGAGTAGCCGAAGACGAGCAGCAGCAGGAAGAAGGTCCAGTGGACCTTTACGTCGATGCCGAAGGCCCGTCCTATCTTGAAGGAACCGCCCATCTTGAAAGAGAGTGTACCTTACGGAGCTCGAACTAAACGTACCCTCGTACCCCCCTGTTAGAATCTCCTGCATGAAGGGCCTCTCCGAGCACACCCTGATAACCGATCGCAGCGAGCTCGAGGCCGTCGCAGACGAGCTCGCAGGCGCTCCGGTGGTCGGCGTGGACGTCGAGACGACCGGGCTGAACCCGCGCGACGGCCGGCTGCGTCTGCTGCAGCTCGCCACCCCGCAGAAGACCTTCGTCGTCGACGCGTTCAGCGTGCGGGACCTCTCACCACTTGCGCCCATCCTAGAGGACGGACCCGAGAAGGTTCTGCACAACAGCAAGTTCGACTACGAGTTCCTCCTCGAACAACATGGCATCAGGCTCCACCCCATCTTCGACACCATGCTCGCCGCGCAGCTTCTCGACGGCGGCCAGCAGGGTTCATCCTACGCGCTGGAGGCCGTCGCCGAGCGCTACCTGGAGGAGGAGGTGGACAAGGCGGCCCGCCGGGAGGACTGGTCCGGCCAACTCTCCGAGGAGCAGCTGCGCTACGCGGCGAAGGACGCGGCCATCCTGCTCCCGCTGCGCGAGGTGCTCGCAGAGCGCCTTGCCGAAGAGAGGCTGCGCCGGATAGCCCGCATAGAGTTCGGGGCGGTCGGGGCGATAGCCGAGATGGAGCTCGCCGGCATCAGGCTGGACCTCTCCCGCTGGAGGGAGCTCGAGGAGACCATACGCCGCAGGAGGGACGAGGCGGCGGCGGAGCTGGAGTCGTTCTTCCCGCCTCCGGAGGGGGTGCTCCCGCTGGAGGGGCTCGGGCCGGGCCTCAACCTGAACAGCCCTCAGCAGGTGATGGAGGCCTTCCGCTCCCTCGGCATAGAGCTCCCGGACACCCGGGTGTGGACGCTGCTCGGGGTCGATCACCCGGCCGCGCGGGCGCTTTTGCGCTACAGGGAGCTGCAGAAGAAGCTTGGCACCTACCTGGAGCCCTACCCGGGCTACGTTCACCCCAGGACCGGTCGCATCCACGCCAGCTTCCTGCAGTGCCGGGTCCCCACCGGCCGCCTCGCCTGCACCAACCCGAACATCCAGCAGATCCCGCACGAGGACGAGTTCCGCCGCTGCTTCGTGGCAGGGGAGGGCAACACCCTGGTCATCGCCGACTACTCGCAGATAGAGCTCAGGATCCTGGCGGAGGTCTCCGGGGATCCCGCGTTCCTCAGGGCCTTCAACAGCGGAGAGGACCTGCACCGCCTCACCGCGGCGACGATGTACGGCGTCCGGCCGGAGGAGGTAACGAAGGAGCAGCGCTCGGCGGCCAAGCGGATAAACTTCGGGCTGATGTACGGCCGGGGGGCGAAGAGCCTCTCGGCCCAGCTCGGCACCGACGAGGAGCACGGGCGCAGGCTCATAGACGAATACTTCGCCAGCTACCCGAAGGTGCAGGGCTACCTCCAGACGACCGCCGAGAGAGCCCTGCGGGAGCGGCAGCTGCGCACGCTCGCCGGGAGGGTCAGGAAGTTCGGCCCTCCCTCGCCCCAGGAAGACCGGGGGGCGTTGAGGAGAGAAGCGATGAACTACCCGATACAGGGGACCTCGGCGGACATCACCAAGCTCGCCCTCTGCTACGTCGGCCGCGACCTCAGGGATCTGAAGGCGCGTCTGGTCAATTGCATCCACGACGAACTGGTCGTGGAGTGTCCCGAAGGGGAGGCAGAGGAGGTGGCGGAGCGGATGAAGGGGGCGATGGTGCGGGCCGGGGAGAAGATCCTCACGAAGGTCCCGGTCGAGGTGGAGGTCGCTATCTCACCGGAGTGGCGCAAGGGTTAGCGCTGCTCGCAGAGCGGCAGGAGGCTCTGGTAGCAGCACCTGGCGGCCTCTTCGGCCGCCAGGTGCCAAAGCTCCGCGTTGAAAAGCTCGATCGAGAAGTAGCCCTCGTAGCCGCTCGTCTCCAAGGCCGAGATGATCTCCGGTAGATCCAACACCCCTTCCCCCGGCAGGACCCGGTCGAAGTCGCGATGCGTCAGGTCCGCCGGGATGTCCGGCATGTCGTTTATGTGGACGTGTTTGATCCACCTCACCGAGTCCGGTCTGATGTCCGACAGCTTCGTCGGGGTAACGTGGTAGTGAGCGGTGTCGAAAAGCACTCCTACCCGCGGGTGGTCGGCCATCTCCGCGACCCGCACCGCGCTCCGGAGGCTCCTGACGAGCGGCGACCAGTTGAACTCGATGGCGATCTCTATCCCGGTATCCTCGGCAGTCTCCGCGAGCTCCCGCACTGCGTAAGCCACCGCACCGAGCGCCTCGGGCGAGCTCTGCTCCGGTCCGTCGGTGCCGACGATCATCACCTCACCACCGAGCTCGTGGATGAGGCGGGCGTTCTCCACGTTGGCCTTCAGGTTGGGCAGGCGGGCGTCCGGTGAGCCAAAGCACACGATCTCGAGCTGCGACCCTGCGACGACGCGCAGACCGCGCGAGTCGAAGAGCGCCCTCGTTTCTCCCACCGTGTGCCCGTCTTGGAGCCAGTCCCTGATGAGGTTCAGGTGAGGTTCTACGTTCCTGAAACCCGCGGCGGCGTAGGCGTCCAGGGCCTCCTCGAGGTTTCTGTGGGCGGTACACTGCGAGTTGATGGCGATCTGATCCAGGCGCATGGTCACTCCTCTGCTCCTCGAGAGATACGCCTGGCCTGCCGGGCCGCCCGTACCCCGACTAAGGGCGGCCCGGTCTCCGGCGGCTTCCTTCCAGCCGTGCCTAGGCGTCTGCCTCCCCGGGTCGGGCGACCGAACGCCCCAGATCGTCCGGGTCCGAGTAGAAGCGGACTATCTCGACC
This is a stretch of genomic DNA from Rubrobacter calidifluminis. It encodes these proteins:
- a CDS encoding cobalamin-binding protein; the protein is MRIVSLLPAATEMVALAGAEDELVGVTHECDHPPGVRRLPKLTSTPVDPSRMSSAEIDATVNRLSDEGSVYVLDAGLLARLRPDLVLTQGLCEVCAVSPSLVEEAVSGLHPRPAVFSMDPRSLGEVLEDALAVGEAVGRAEGVRGRVAALRERLRRVGEATSSLRPVRVVCLEWLDPLFGAGHWVPEMVKIAGGEEAVSEPGEPSRRIGWEEVVHSSPDVLVLMPCGFDARRAAREGRILTRLPGWESLPAVAQGCVWAVDANSYFSRPGPRLVEGVELLASILHPGVFPPPDPRRAVPLAHPAWSTFV
- a CDS encoding bifunctional 3'-5' exonuclease/DNA polymerase, translated to MKGLSEHTLITDRSELEAVADELAGAPVVGVDVETTGLNPRDGRLRLLQLATPQKTFVVDAFSVRDLSPLAPILEDGPEKVLHNSKFDYEFLLEQHGIRLHPIFDTMLAAQLLDGGQQGSSYALEAVAERYLEEEVDKAARREDWSGQLSEEQLRYAAKDAAILLPLREVLAERLAEERLRRIARIEFGAVGAIAEMELAGIRLDLSRWRELEETIRRRRDEAAAELESFFPPPEGVLPLEGLGPGLNLNSPQQVMEAFRSLGIELPDTRVWTLLGVDHPAARALLRYRELQKKLGTYLEPYPGYVHPRTGRIHASFLQCRVPTGRLACTNPNIQQIPHEDEFRRCFVAGEGNTLVIADYSQIELRILAEVSGDPAFLRAFNSGEDLHRLTAATMYGVRPEEVTKEQRSAAKRINFGLMYGRGAKSLSAQLGTDEEHGRRLIDEYFASYPKVQGYLQTTAERALRERQLRTLAGRVRKFGPPSPQEDRGALRREAMNYPIQGTSADITKLALCYVGRDLRDLKARLVNCIHDELVVECPEGEAEEVAERMKGAMVRAGEKILTKVPVEVEVAISPEWRKG
- a CDS encoding sugar phosphate isomerase/epimerase family protein codes for the protein MRLDQIAINSQCTAHRNLEEALDAYAAAGFRNVEPHLNLIRDWLQDGHTVGETRALFDSRGLRVVAGSQLEIVCFGSPDARLPNLKANVENARLIHELGGEVMIVGTDGPEQSSPEALGAVAYAVRELAETAEDTGIEIAIEFNWSPLVRSLRSAVRVAEMADHPRVGVLFDTAHYHVTPTKLSDIRPDSVRWIKHVHINDMPDIPADLTHRDFDRVLPGEGVLDLPEIISALETSGYEGYFSIELFNAELWHLAAEEAARCCYQSLLPLCEQR
- a CDS encoding site-2 protease family protein, yielding MGGSFKIGRAFGIDVKVHWTFFLLLLVFGYSAYSSSESLTTTLITIGLIIALFVFVLLHEFGHSLVAQRLGIEIPDITLLPLGGLARMKSMPEKPLDEVKIAIAGPLVNVVLAAIFFLASFGFGGEGTGTPGIMPNRGTAGQILEYLALTNLALALFNMIPAFPMDGGRVLRGLLATRLGNVRATEISASIGQFFAFLFFLSGIFTGRFLLALIAIFIFFGAGGEAQMVRQRETMRGLSVADVMGSRRRTETVSPYHTFGQVLDAVIHGYQEDFPVVDEDGTLVGMITRNEILAAAHSPDRYSTVRDLMRTDFPTVTPEADLFQEGQRLLQESGMRAIPVVSASGELVGMLTIEDIGQANLLRGMDHRKGF